A window of Dehalococcoidia bacterium contains these coding sequences:
- a CDS encoding ABC transporter substrate-binding protein, protein MNNTVVKSSFAAITLALLLAISLSACAAPATRGSFIEGDVSGGEAETLNWILAADASSFGYVGFTLESLANYDNEFDIVLRCLAKDIEVSPDGLVYTLTIRDDLTWSDGSQVTAEDYVYTLKNLMFSDWLNYNYKDDWQEDAGGKKVFVTPAVVDDTTFTITRQSVQPEFIYTLYNLIPYPKYIALKYEGDVDAFTRAREFNDLSYTGNLGPYKFKQWLKNDKYVLSRNPQYFLGKDNGAPFFDEYIIKMFGTSAVMQAALEAGDITYCGIEPQNVAKFKKMPDINVYTVPTRGYNIIAYNQRDNGWEGLRRKEVRQALSMAIDKETIAKKISLGFAEPAYSFIPSSSPWYSDNTVMKLGVAPLNDKQQAMQLLKAAGYEYTKNGDRDILLGKDGKPVKLLMVTTPGSDVVESMSLLIKQELAAVGIDVEVKWVQWPTLLRQYMMNREPGTDQEPRYNNGPRAVSDENWDMTLMAHNTDPLAPSGSRVFFASDGGLNSFGFFNDRVDQLFQKIRSEEGMNKDDRSLMYGELARVISEEQPVDFITYTRANRGFQSNVKGIEPGINMGYNYYLWRFE, encoded by the coding sequence TTGAATAATACAGTAGTAAAGAGCAGTTTCGCTGCGATTACCCTGGCGTTGCTTCTGGCAATCTCTCTGTCGGCCTGTGCTGCGCCTGCTACAAGGGGTAGTTTTATCGAGGGCGACGTGTCGGGCGGTGAGGCCGAGACTCTCAACTGGATACTGGCTGCCGACGCTTCTTCTTTCGGTTATGTGGGATTCACACTGGAATCGCTGGCGAATTACGATAACGAGTTCGACATCGTTCTTCGCTGCCTGGCAAAGGATATCGAAGTATCGCCGGACGGGTTGGTCTATACCTTAACCATACGTGATGACCTCACATGGAGTGACGGCTCACAGGTCACTGCGGAGGATTACGTCTATACTTTAAAAAACCTGATGTTTTCGGACTGGCTGAACTATAATTACAAGGATGACTGGCAGGAGGATGCAGGCGGTAAGAAGGTTTTCGTTACTCCCGCTGTGGTTGATGACACGACTTTTACGATAACACGGCAAAGTGTACAGCCTGAATTTATTTACACGTTATATAACCTGATACCCTATCCAAAATATATTGCTTTGAAGTACGAGGGGGATGTGGATGCATTTACCAGGGCCAGGGAATTCAACGACCTCTCGTATACCGGTAACCTCGGTCCTTACAAATTCAAGCAGTGGTTGAAAAACGATAAGTACGTCCTTTCCCGCAACCCGCAGTATTTCCTGGGCAAGGATAACGGCGCGCCGTTTTTCGATGAATATATAATCAAAATGTTTGGAACCTCGGCGGTGATGCAGGCAGCGCTGGAGGCCGGCGATATAACCTATTGCGGAATCGAGCCGCAGAATGTAGCCAAATTCAAGAAAATGCCGGACATCAACGTATACACGGTGCCGACCCGGGGCTATAACATTATCGCTTATAACCAGAGAGATAACGGCTGGGAAGGATTGCGCAGGAAAGAGGTTCGGCAGGCGCTGTCCATGGCCATAGATAAGGAGACTATTGCGAAGAAGATCTCCCTGGGCTTTGCAGAGCCGGCATACAGCTTTATCCCGTCCAGCTCACCCTGGTACAGCGATAACACGGTCATGAAGCTGGGCGTGGCTCCCCTCAACGATAAGCAACAGGCCATGCAGTTGCTCAAGGCAGCCGGATATGAATATACAAAGAACGGCGACCGCGACATTCTGCTGGGCAAGGACGGCAAGCCGGTTAAATTGCTGATGGTGACCACACCCGGAAGCGACGTGGTGGAGTCCATGTCCCTGCTGATCAAACAGGAGCTGGCGGCCGTCGGTATAGATGTCGAGGTCAAATGGGTGCAGTGGCCTACACTTCTGAGGCAGTATATGATGAACAGGGAGCCCGGCACGGATCAGGAGCCGAGATATAATAACGGCCCGCGAGCCGTGAGCGACGAGAACTGGGATATGACTCTTATGGCGCATAATACCGATCCCCTTGCCCCATCCGGCAGCCGCGTTTTCTTTGCCTCGGACGGCGGGCTCAATTCATTTGGCTTTTTCAATGACCGGGTTGATCAGCTTTTCCAGAAAATACGCTCTGAAGAGGGGATGAATAAAGACGATCGCTCACTTATGTATGGGGAACTGGCACGTGTGATATCGGAGGAACAGCCGGTGGACTTTATTACATATACGCGCGCCAATCGGGGATTTCAGAGTAATGTCAAGGGCATCGAGCCGGGCATCAATATGGGTTATAATTACTACCTGTGGCGCTTTGAATAA
- a CDS encoding ABC transporter permease, translating to MNKGKPARSGKRLIDYYWERLRKNRLSIAGLGFVVFLSLVGIFGPIFAPDPQNTDFMIKNLPPLGFSIEESVYEISTGESTTTVVWGRPDHPLGTDSKGRDMLAMLISGARISLLVGLLATGIALFLGTFIGVLSAFSGGWVDNVLMRFTDIMMTFPFFLLLVMIVFIFGPSLAIIVLVIGLTGWTGAARLIRSETLSIRTRDFVTASRALGASDARIMFHHLIPNVSSLIIVMATLSIPGVIMAEAALSFIGLGDPMSTSWGTILNTGQHSLDTAWWVAVEPGIMLFLTVLSFNFFGDGLRDAFDPRASI from the coding sequence ATGAATAAGGGTAAGCCGGCACGCTCCGGCAAGCGGCTTATCGATTATTACTGGGAAAGGTTGCGTAAAAACCGGCTGTCCATCGCGGGTTTGGGCTTTGTCGTGTTCCTGTCACTGGTAGGTATATTCGGCCCGATCTTTGCGCCGGACCCGCAAAACACGGATTTTATGATCAAGAACCTTCCTCCGCTGGGGTTTTCAATCGAAGAATCGGTCTACGAAATATCGACCGGGGAATCCACAACTACGGTTGTATGGGGGAGGCCGGATCACCCGCTGGGCACGGACAGCAAGGGGCGCGATATGCTCGCCATGCTGATTTCGGGGGCCAGAATATCGTTGCTGGTCGGGTTGCTGGCTACCGGAATAGCCCTATTTCTGGGCACGTTTATCGGCGTTCTATCGGCTTTCTCGGGAGGATGGGTGGACAATGTTTTAATGCGCTTCACCGATATAATGATGACATTTCCATTCTTTCTCTTGCTGGTGATGATCGTGTTCATTTTCGGGCCGAGCCTGGCCATCATAGTGCTGGTCATAGGTCTGACGGGTTGGACTGGGGCGGCCAGGCTCATCCGGAGCGAGACGCTATCCATCAGGACCAGGGACTTCGTCACTGCATCCAGGGCGCTGGGGGCCAGCGATGCCAGAATAATGTTCCATCATCTTATTCCCAATGTCAGCAGCCTTATTATCGTGATGGCTACGCTCTCAATACCCGGTGTGATCATGGCTGAAGCGGCGTTGAGCTTCATCGGGCTGGGAGATCCCATGAGCACCAGCTGGGGAACCATCCTTAATACCGGCCAGCACAGCCTGGACACAGCCTGGTGGGTAGCTGTCGAGCCGGGCATCATGCTCTTTCTCACAGTTCTTTCCTTCAATTTCTTTGGCGACGGCTTGAGGGACGCCTTTGATCCCAGAGCCAGTATATGA
- a CDS encoding ABC transporter ATP-binding protein, protein MKSETVLEVKDLKTWFFTRRGTVKAVNGVDFVLRKGECLCLVGESGCGKTVTALSILRLFDNPPGRIVGGQVIYKNADLTTCPITYLREIRGGDIAMVFQNAQSSLNPVFTIGDQIAEQVMVHEHVNRTKAMDRARTLMEEMNIPQPGRALKMYPHQMSGGMKQRAMIAMSLSCSPEILIADEPTTSVDVTIRAQIIHILQELKIRREMSIIFITHDLSLVKEIGDRAAVVYGGRVVEVADVEDILKSPAHPYTVGLIDCLPDVSSQAKRLPSIPGVTPNPLEMPPGCPFHPRCSKVMDICRSTMPASVKITDVHKVACHLFGDKDGGGAR, encoded by the coding sequence GTGAAATCTGAAACAGTTCTGGAAGTTAAGGACCTGAAGACATGGTTCTTCACACGCCGCGGCACGGTTAAAGCCGTGAACGGTGTGGATTTCGTTCTTCGGAAGGGAGAATGTCTTTGCCTGGTGGGAGAGTCCGGCTGCGGAAAGACGGTGACCGCCCTCTCGATTCTACGCCTTTTCGATAATCCACCCGGGAGGATAGTAGGAGGCCAGGTTATTTATAAAAACGCTGATCTGACTACCTGTCCGATAACATACCTGAGAGAGATCAGGGGTGGGGATATCGCCATGGTTTTTCAGAACGCGCAATCGTCGTTGAATCCTGTTTTTACTATCGGTGACCAGATCGCCGAACAGGTGATGGTACATGAACATGTCAACCGGACTAAGGCGATGGACAGGGCCCGGACGCTGATGGAGGAGATGAATATCCCACAGCCGGGACGCGCGCTTAAGATGTATCCGCACCAGATGTCGGGAGGTATGAAGCAGAGGGCCATGATTGCCATGAGCCTTTCCTGCAGCCCGGAGATATTGATCGCTGATGAGCCGACTACGTCGGTGGATGTGACAATCAGGGCACAAATAATACACATTTTGCAGGAGCTGAAGATTCGCAGGGAGATGTCCATCATTTTCATCACGCATGACCTGTCGCTGGTCAAGGAGATAGGAGATCGGGCTGCTGTAGTGTATGGAGGCAGGGTGGTCGAAGTTGCCGACGTTGAAGACATATTGAAAAGCCCGGCACACCCATATACCGTCGGACTCATCGATTGTCTGCCGGATGTGTCATCCCAGGCTAAAAGGCTGCCATCCATTCCGGGCGTTACTCCCAATCCATTGGAAATGCCGCCCGGTTGCCCTTTCCACCCCCGCTGTTCAAAGGTAATGGATATTTGCAGATCCACAATGCCTGCATCCGTGAAGATCACTGATGTTCACAAGGTAGCCTGTCATTTATTCGGGGATAAAGATGGAGGCGGAGCGCGATGA
- a CDS encoding MBL fold metallo-hydrolase, with amino-acid sequence MAITVTTLVENTSGVPTLYGEWGQSLLVEADGLKILFDTGPSGHILDNARTLGIDLSTVHKIVISHGHYDHTGGLKDVLALIQSSGNRPDGIEIIAHPDIFQEKHFYLKGLPAKYIGMPGTRAELEALGARFNLSRDPVRITDSIMTTGEVDVSVDYEHIDSTLHTKEEEDYVPDILSDDLSLIIKTEKGLIILLGCGHRGLINTILHARKITGVGQIYAVIGGTHLVSASKTQMDETVNALRSFKIAKLGVSHCTGLKSGAILANEFSEAFFFNSAGTKTLL; translated from the coding sequence ATGGCGATTACGGTTACTACGCTGGTTGAAAATACATCGGGGGTACCCACGCTTTACGGCGAGTGGGGCCAGAGCCTTTTAGTCGAAGCGGACGGACTGAAAATCCTTTTCGACACCGGCCCCAGCGGGCATATCCTGGACAACGCAAGAACGCTGGGAATCGATCTGAGCACGGTTCATAAAATAGTCATCAGCCACGGCCATTACGACCATACCGGCGGTCTCAAGGATGTTCTGGCCCTGATACAGAGCTCGGGTAACAGGCCGGATGGCATCGAGATTATAGCTCATCCTGATATCTTCCAGGAAAAACATTTCTATCTGAAAGGTCTTCCCGCCAAATATATCGGCATGCCCGGCACACGCGCCGAGCTCGAAGCCCTGGGTGCGCGCTTTAACCTGTCGCGGGACCCGGTCAGAATAACCGATAGCATTATGACGACCGGGGAGGTGGATGTCAGCGTCGATTACGAGCATATCGACTCCACGCTGCATACTAAAGAAGAGGAAGATTACGTCCCCGACATTCTTTCCGACGACCTTTCACTGATAATCAAGACGGAGAAGGGGCTGATCATTTTGCTGGGCTGCGGCCATAGGGGCTTGATTAATACTATCCTGCATGCACGTAAAATTACCGGTGTCGGGCAAATCTACGCCGTTATCGGCGGCACGCACCTTGTCAGCGCCAGTAAAACCCAGATGGACGAGACTGTCAATGCATTAAGGAGTTTTAAAATTGCTAAACTGGGTGTCTCGCACTGCACCGGCCTGAAATCAGGCGCCATCCTGGCAAACGAATTCAGCGAGGCTTTCTTTTTCAACAGCGCGGGAACCAAGACGTTGCTGTAG
- a CDS encoding HAD family hydrolase, producing MLKSVVMRKKDNGIAVVSFDVEGTLVTTDFSSAIWFEMIPERYSRRHGLNFEEATIKVRQAYDSIGDQRLEWYDVQYWFTRFDLGDADIAMEELQPRVQYYPDTQDVLKQLNKKYVLSVASGSPRPFLKHLLRDIEHNFRAVYSSTSDNQQVKTADFWAAMCRDLGVDPGQVIHIGDHMQFDCIEPASIGIRAFHLDRDGKTGTAGSLQSLNELTLLLAG from the coding sequence GTGCTAAAATCTGTTGTCATGCGGAAAAAAGATAACGGCATCGCCGTGGTTTCTTTCGATGTGGAAGGTACCCTGGTAACCACTGATTTCAGCAGCGCGATCTGGTTCGAAATGATACCGGAGCGCTATTCCAGGAGGCACGGGTTAAACTTTGAAGAAGCGACCATTAAGGTCAGACAGGCCTATGACAGCATCGGTGATCAGCGCCTGGAGTGGTACGATGTCCAGTACTGGTTCACCCGCTTCGACCTGGGTGACGCGGATATCGCCATGGAGGAACTGCAGCCCAGGGTGCAGTACTACCCGGATACCCAGGATGTACTTAAACAACTTAATAAAAAATACGTGCTGAGCGTGGCGTCGGGATCGCCCAGGCCTTTCTTAAAGCATCTGCTGCGGGACATCGAGCACAATTTCCGCGCCGTTTATTCATCGACCTCCGATAATCAACAGGTCAAGACCGCCGATTTCTGGGCCGCCATGTGCCGTGATCTGGGTGTGGACCCCGGTCAGGTAATACATATAGGCGATCATATGCAGTTCGATTGCATCGAGCCCGCCAGCATCGGCATCAGGGCCTTCCACCTCGATCGTGACGGGAAAACCGGTACTGCCGGGTCACTGCAAAGCCTCAATGAATTGACTCTCCTGCTGGCAGGTTGA
- a CDS encoding ABC transporter substrate-binding protein, producing MKRILVLATVITIFITLLPACTATQPQLHPVKGTFVESQLGESAQTLNWIIATDGGASRRYASFMVEPLAVYDNQYKLQPRCIARELEVAPDGLTYTVTIRDDLKWSDGTAVSADDYVYTINNIMLADWLESADKSRWQEEVAGYLVPVKAEAVSGTAFRIVRKTADPNFEYAVYDLMPYPENIARHYENMADAFIASPEFNNMSYCGNLGPYRPIEWTSAEGLVMERNPYYYLGKDNGAPYFEGYVINQPGLQNFINEGLNQGKISYAFIEPQDANTFRGNKDLKVVTIPSGQFLMLAYNQRDNGWIGLKDPRVRQAISMSIDKPAVINDIFGGYAEPAYGIIPPYSPWYSENATQEFGMNAAADVQKAIALIKSAGYEMKDIDGKQRFVDKDGKAIKLVLPVAIDSEVQKAAAYIIGQNLNSIGFEVEPKYQVQDFVAREIYMNKVPGVDRNPEYNGGPGAVSSQPWDLVILSSFGDALTIGRSEIFFSTKGRLNIFGFFDDKIDDLYKRASSAEAVDPVNRQKIYSELAKAVSDAQPVDFIVYYKDNFAFADKIKGIEPGVNMFYNYQLWYTE from the coding sequence ATGAAGAGGATATTAGTATTAGCAACGGTCATTACTATTTTTATCACGCTTTTACCCGCATGCACGGCAACACAGCCGCAACTTCACCCCGTTAAGGGTACATTTGTCGAATCGCAACTTGGTGAAAGTGCGCAAACACTTAATTGGATAATTGCTACCGATGGAGGGGCCTCAAGAAGGTATGCCAGTTTTATGGTTGAGCCGCTGGCCGTTTACGATAACCAGTATAAGCTGCAACCGCGATGCATTGCCAGGGAATTGGAGGTGGCTCCGGATGGGCTGACTTATACCGTCACTATCAGGGATGACCTGAAATGGAGTGACGGGACCGCTGTATCGGCGGATGATTACGTGTACACAATTAACAACATCATGCTGGCGGACTGGCTGGAAAGTGCGGACAAATCACGCTGGCAGGAGGAGGTCGCAGGATATTTAGTGCCGGTTAAAGCAGAAGCGGTGAGCGGCACTGCTTTCAGGATCGTCAGGAAAACCGCTGATCCTAATTTCGAATATGCCGTATACGACCTGATGCCCTATCCCGAAAATATTGCTCGCCATTATGAAAACATGGCCGACGCATTTATCGCTTCGCCGGAGTTTAACAATATGAGCTACTGCGGCAACCTGGGACCCTACAGGCCTATTGAGTGGACGTCAGCCGAGGGCCTGGTGATGGAGCGGAACCCCTATTATTACCTGGGCAAAGATAACGGCGCTCCTTATTTTGAGGGATATGTTATCAATCAACCCGGCCTGCAGAATTTCATAAATGAGGGGCTGAACCAGGGGAAGATATCTTATGCATTTATTGAACCGCAGGACGCCAATACGTTTCGTGGTAACAAGGACCTGAAAGTTGTAACCATCCCATCGGGGCAATTCCTGATGCTTGCCTACAACCAGCGCGACAACGGGTGGATCGGCCTGAAAGACCCCAGAGTCAGGCAGGCCATATCGATGTCAATCGATAAGCCGGCCGTCATCAACGATATCTTCGGAGGATATGCCGAGCCTGCATATGGAATCATCCCACCCTATTCGCCCTGGTATAGCGAGAATGCGACTCAGGAATTCGGCATGAACGCTGCCGCTGATGTACAAAAAGCCATCGCGCTGATAAAAAGCGCCGGCTACGAGATGAAGGACATCGACGGCAAGCAGCGCTTCGTGGATAAGGACGGCAAAGCAATTAAACTGGTACTGCCCGTTGCCATTGACAGCGAAGTTCAGAAAGCCGCAGCTTACATCATTGGCCAGAATCTGAATAGTATCGGATTTGAGGTCGAACCCAAGTACCAGGTGCAGGATTTTGTTGCGCGCGAGATTTATATGAACAAGGTGCCCGGCGTCGACAGGAATCCGGAATACAATGGTGGCCCGGGGGCTGTGAGCAGCCAGCCGTGGGATCTGGTAATTCTATCGTCCTTCGGCGATGCCCTGACCATAGGCCGCAGTGAGATTTTCTTTTCAACCAAAGGCAGGTTAAATATCTTCGGCTTTTTCGATGATAAAATAGATGACCTTTATAAAAGAGCATCCTCCGCTGAGGCTGTTGACCCGGTCAACCGGCAGAAGATATATAGCGAGCTTGCTAAGGCCGTATCCGATGCTCAGCCTGTCGATTTCATCGTCTACTACAAGGATAACTTTGCATTTGCCGACAAGATAAAGGGAATTGAACCCGGGGTTAACATGTTCTATAACTACCAGTTGTGGTATACGGAGTAA
- a CDS encoding DDE-type integrase/transposase/recombinase: MDEMRCKYCQSSNTIKYGTLTTEDGIVIQRYFCNDCNRKFVPNTLPSMQTPTDQISAAMGMYYRGMSLDGIQGQLKDQFGNEVSESTIYYWIVRFTKDAVDKSKNFTPEVGDVWIADETGIDVHGSKRDLWFWDIIDAKTRYLLASHISSTRTAEDAQALITKAVQRAGKYPRVIITDKLHAYIDGVDFAVGHNNVAHVRSKPFTTVDSTNQIERFHGTFKDRTKVVRAYKNVEAADLITQGWLIHYNFFKQHEALGNVPPAVGMGIPLPFHDWHDVVTKTAPISQISKPKPIINVLTPEQQQRQKLRLQIRAAVKKHAAKKKAKRIKKQSAAILMVTKK, encoded by the coding sequence ATGGATGAAATGAGATGTAAATACTGTCAATCATCGAACACTATCAAGTACGGTACACTCACTACGGAAGATGGTATTGTAATACAGCGTTACTTCTGCAACGATTGCAATCGTAAGTTTGTACCCAATACATTACCGAGTATGCAGACACCTACTGACCAAATATCTGCTGCTATGGGAATGTATTACCGTGGCATGTCTTTAGATGGCATACAGGGACAACTTAAAGACCAATTTGGAAATGAAGTATCGGAATCCACTATTTATTACTGGATTGTACGATTTACTAAAGATGCTGTTGATAAATCCAAGAACTTTACACCTGAAGTTGGAGATGTATGGATTGCTGATGAGACTGGTATAGATGTACACGGTAGCAAGCGTGACCTCTGGTTCTGGGACATCATAGATGCTAAAACGAGATACCTTTTAGCATCGCATATATCCAGCACACGTACAGCGGAAGATGCACAGGCGCTTATAACAAAAGCGGTGCAGCGAGCAGGTAAATATCCAAGAGTAATAATTACAGATAAACTGCACGCATATATCGATGGGGTGGATTTTGCGGTTGGGCATAATAACGTTGCACACGTAAGAAGCAAGCCATTTACTACGGTTGACAGTACAAACCAAATAGAGAGATTTCACGGCACGTTCAAGGATAGGACAAAGGTAGTCAGAGCATACAAAAACGTTGAAGCTGCTGACCTGATAACTCAGGGATGGCTAATTCACTACAATTTCTTTAAACAGCACGAAGCTTTGGGTAATGTGCCACCGGCAGTCGGGATGGGTATTCCGTTACCGTTCCATGACTGGCATGATGTAGTAACCAAAACAGCCCCTATCAGCCAAATATCCAAGCCAAAACCAATCATCAATGTGCTAACACCTGAACAACAACAAAGGCAGAAATTACGTCTACAGATTAGAGCAGCAGTAAAGAAGCACGCTGCCAAGAAAAAAGCCAAGCGAATTAAAAAGCAATCAGCAGCAATATTGATGGTAACAAAGAAATGA
- a CDS encoding radical SAM protein, with product MDLEKLNQYYFETGPIRPPSEAYSLLIRATRNCPWNKCAFCHTYRGCKFELRPAEDVIKDIETARAIVQGIKEFGWQNGFGNQPREVAAYIHSLVTNNDSVRQVALWLWAGGRSAFLQDANSIIMRHADLLRVVSALKDNFTDLDRITSYCRSKTAAKKTVHELAELRQAGLSRIHIGMESGCDEVLKFVDKGMTADDHIRGGSNIKEAGIELSEYYMPGLGGRLWSKEHAAQSAAVLNRINPDFIRLRTLMVGETLPLWERVKSGEYNVLDEDEIVKETGDFISRLDFTGELKSDHIVNLLPELEGKFPQARQACLDTIERYLEMPLRERLNYRVGRRAGLYEKLNDIFDAARYEKIDTAMRRVGVETAEQVDELIDGMKKHFI from the coding sequence ATGGACCTGGAAAAGCTGAATCAGTACTACTTTGAGACCGGACCGATACGGCCTCCCAGCGAGGCTTACTCGCTTCTAATCCGCGCTACGCGCAATTGCCCCTGGAATAAATGCGCTTTCTGTCACACCTACAGGGGATGTAAATTCGAATTGCGACCTGCTGAGGACGTGATAAAAGATATAGAGACAGCCCGGGCCATAGTGCAGGGTATCAAGGAGTTCGGGTGGCAGAACGGCTTCGGCAACCAGCCGCGCGAGGTGGCCGCCTATATACACAGCCTGGTGACCAATAACGACTCGGTCAGGCAGGTGGCATTGTGGCTGTGGGCCGGCGGGAGGTCGGCATTCCTGCAAGATGCGAACAGCATCATTATGCGTCATGCAGATCTGCTGCGAGTGGTATCAGCTCTCAAAGACAATTTTACCGACCTCGATCGCATCACGTCATATTGCCGCTCAAAGACGGCCGCCAAGAAAACCGTTCATGAGCTGGCAGAGCTGAGGCAGGCCGGCCTTTCGCGAATCCATATAGGCATGGAGAGCGGGTGCGACGAAGTGCTTAAATTTGTGGACAAGGGTATGACTGCCGACGACCATATCAGGGGTGGCAGCAATATAAAGGAAGCCGGTATAGAGCTGTCCGAATATTACATGCCCGGGCTGGGGGGCAGGCTATGGTCAAAGGAGCATGCCGCGCAATCGGCGGCGGTGCTCAACCGTATAAATCCGGATTTCATAAGGCTGAGGACGTTGATGGTGGGGGAGACGCTGCCCCTCTGGGAAAGGGTCAAATCCGGCGAATATAATGTGCTGGACGAGGATGAGATCGTAAAGGAAACAGGCGATTTTATCTCGAGGCTGGATTTCACTGGAGAATTGAAGAGCGACCATATAGTAAACCTCCTGCCAGAGCTGGAGGGGAAATTTCCGCAGGCCAGACAGGCGTGCCTCGACACTATAGAGCGTTATCTCGAAATGCCTCTCAGGGAGAGGCTCAATTACCGCGTGGGCAGACGGGCCGGGCTTTACGAAAAGCTCAACGATATCTTCGACGCCGCCAGGTACGAGAAGATCGATACGGCCATGCGTCGCGTGGGCGTTGAGACCGCTGAGCAGGTGGATGAACTGATCGACGGAATGAAAAAGCACTTCATTTAA
- a CDS encoding ABC transporter permease, producing the protein MRSYIIKRLIYSVVIAWGIMTVTFILLRLGPTSPVDRYILNIAARGQDVESARQAIEARYGLDKPIIEQYFTYMSNLLQGNWGWSFSTSQTVGDLIASHWIYSFQLILLATIFAIVIGVGLGMLAAVKQNTRIDYAASIFSFIGISIPGFWLGLMLIMVFAVYLGWFKTYYDTSYPIWSLENIKQLLLPVLALGIGELAGYLRYTRSAMLDNLRKDFVTTARAKGLPEKTVIGKHVLRNAVLPLVTIIMFDLGSVVFGGAYLTEIVFGIPGLGQVSFNAIFANDYAVVVAVTLIGTFLVLFINLATDLIYTYLDPRIRYE; encoded by the coding sequence ATGCGCAGCTATATTATCAAGCGTCTTATCTACAGCGTCGTCATCGCCTGGGGCATCATGACCGTCACTTTCATTCTGCTACGTCTGGGACCCACCTCGCCAGTTGACAGGTACATTCTCAATATCGCTGCCAGGGGTCAGGACGTGGAATCTGCTCGTCAGGCCATCGAGGCGCGCTATGGGCTGGATAAGCCCATTATCGAGCAGTATTTTACCTACATGAGTAACCTGCTGCAGGGCAACTGGGGATGGTCTTTCAGCACGTCTCAGACTGTTGGCGATCTGATAGCCTCGCACTGGATATATTCCTTCCAACTGATATTGCTGGCTACCATTTTCGCCATCGTTATCGGGGTTGGGCTCGGCATGCTGGCAGCGGTAAAGCAGAATACCAGAATAGATTACGCTGCATCCATCTTCTCATTCATCGGTATTTCCATACCGGGATTCTGGCTGGGACTGATGCTGATAATGGTATTTGCTGTTTACCTGGGATGGTTTAAAACGTATTACGATACCAGTTATCCGATTTGGTCGCTGGAAAACATCAAACAGCTCCTGCTGCCTGTGCTGGCGCTGGGTATAGGCGAACTGGCGGGATATCTGCGTTATACCAGGTCCGCCATGCTGGATAACCTGCGCAAGGATTTTGTGACAACAGCGCGCGCCAAGGGACTGCCGGAGAAGACGGTCATCGGCAAACACGTTCTGCGCAACGCCGTGCTGCCGCTCGTTACAATTATTATGTTCGATCTGGGAAGCGTTGTTTTCGGCGGCGCGTACCTTACGGAGATAGTTTTTGGGATTCCCGGGCTGGGGCAGGTATCTTTCAATGCTATTTTCGCCAACGACTACGCCGTGGTGGTGGCGGTTACCCTGATCGGCACATTCCTTGTACTCTTCATCAACCTGGCGACAGACCTGATCTACACGTATCTCGATCCGAGGATAAGATATGAATAA